A genome region from Rhodopseudomonas boonkerdii includes the following:
- a CDS encoding efflux RND transporter periplasmic adaptor subunit: MTQNPPTAHQQPSVETPRKRPRTVRWFIIVGGLLALLVVAIVGFNAFRSHMIKQFFANMKPPPITVSIAEAKSEVVPNLIGAVGDLAAVHQVNVTSDVNGRVTEIMFQAGATVKKGQPLVQLFDGPEQGDLANFKAAASVARINLDRAKQLAERQVGPQATVDTTQAAYDQALANIAKTEAVISQKLVRAAFDGVLGTRRIEVGQYLTAGTQIVSLTDLSAVYANFTVTEKDSGKLAVGQVVRITVDAYPGRTFEGKLTTIEPQISADTRNIRVQATIQNPEGILKPGMFATTTVVLPDKPAVVTVPETAVDYTLYGDSVYVIQEKKTDDGKTELHAIRTFVRTGDRIDGRAVITQGVKAGDRVVAVGQLKLQSGALVAISSDPPPKIPAQPPLN; encoded by the coding sequence TCATCGTCGGCGGCCTGCTGGCGCTGCTTGTCGTCGCCATCGTCGGCTTCAATGCCTTCCGCTCGCATATGATCAAGCAGTTCTTCGCCAATATGAAGCCGCCGCCGATCACTGTGAGCATCGCCGAAGCGAAGTCCGAGGTGGTGCCGAACCTGATCGGCGCCGTTGGCGATCTGGCCGCCGTGCATCAGGTCAATGTCACCTCCGACGTCAATGGCCGTGTCACCGAGATCATGTTCCAGGCCGGCGCCACCGTGAAGAAGGGACAGCCGCTGGTGCAGCTGTTTGACGGACCGGAGCAGGGCGACCTCGCCAACTTCAAGGCCGCGGCTTCCGTGGCGCGCATCAATCTGGACCGCGCCAAGCAGCTTGCCGAGCGTCAGGTCGGCCCGCAGGCGACGGTCGATACCACGCAGGCGGCGTATGACCAGGCGCTCGCCAACATTGCCAAGACTGAAGCGGTGATCTCGCAGAAGCTGGTCCGTGCGGCTTTCGATGGCGTGCTCGGTACCCGCCGTATCGAAGTCGGTCAGTATCTCACGGCCGGCACGCAGATCGTGTCGCTCACCGATCTGTCGGCGGTCTATGCCAACTTCACCGTGACCGAAAAGGATAGCGGCAAGCTCGCGGTCGGCCAGGTCGTGCGCATTACGGTCGACGCCTATCCGGGCCGCACCTTCGAGGGCAAGCTGACCACCATCGAGCCGCAGATCTCGGCCGATACGCGCAACATCCGCGTGCAGGCCACGATCCAGAATCCGGAAGGCATCCTGAAGCCCGGCATGTTCGCGACCACGACTGTGGTGCTGCCGGACAAGCCCGCCGTCGTGACGGTGCCGGAAACCGCGGTCGACTACACGCTCTATGGCGACAGCGTCTATGTCATCCAGGAGAAGAAGACCGACGACGGCAAGACCGAGCTGCACGCGATCAGAACCTTCGTGCGCACCGGCGATCGCATCGATGGCCGTGCAGTCATCACCCAGGGCGTCAAGGCCGGTGATCGCGTCGTTGCGGTCGGCCAGCTCAAGCTGCAATCGGGTGCGCTGGTCGCAATCTCGTCTGACCCGCCGCCGAAGATCCCGGCACAGCCGCCGCTGAACTGA